Proteins encoded by one window of Collimonas fungivorans:
- a CDS encoding ribonuclease, producing the protein MKSHATRRHFPGLSSDFAADTVVATAVAIARNGVLLLLGLLLSFQVFARESLSQDVVPLAQLPQEAQATLVLIKQGGPFPYAKDGVVFGNYEGMLPRQRRGYYHEFTVKTPRARNRGARRIIAGGNPQTSGEYYYTDNHYQTFRRIQE; encoded by the coding sequence ATGAAAAGCCACGCAACCCGGCGCCATTTCCCTGGTCTAAGTTCCGATTTCGCGGCTGATACCGTTGTTGCAACCGCTGTTGCAATCGCACGCAACGGAGTCTTGCTGCTGCTCGGTTTGTTGTTGTCTTTTCAAGTATTTGCTAGGGAATCCCTGTCGCAGGATGTGGTTCCGTTGGCCCAGTTGCCGCAGGAAGCGCAGGCGACGCTGGTATTGATCAAGCAAGGCGGGCCGTTCCCGTATGCCAAGGATGGCGTGGTATTCGGCAATTATGAAGGGATGCTGCCCAGGCAGCGGCGCGGGTATTACCATGAATTCACGGTGAAAACCCCGCGCGCGCGCAACCGCGGCGCACGCCGGATCATCGCTGGCGGCAATCCGCAGACTTCGGGTGAGTATTACTACACTGATAATCATTATCAAACATTCAGGCGCATCCAGGAGTGA
- a CDS encoding barstar family protein, which yields MSLFKTVPPNVVQSIRAFRVTDLQAEANRLGQHFLYAYCAEATTKQQVLANIAHAFHFPKHFGKNFDALADCLTDLAHKSGPQPGFIVVIEQLPNTPKFDKEARETLLDVFRDSADFWADKKVAFRVFYSFQ from the coding sequence ATGAGTTTGTTTAAAACCGTACCGCCAAATGTAGTGCAGTCCATCCGCGCCTTCCGTGTGACCGACCTGCAGGCGGAAGCCAACCGCCTGGGGCAGCATTTCCTGTATGCCTATTGCGCGGAAGCAACGACTAAACAGCAAGTACTGGCGAATATTGCCCACGCCTTTCATTTTCCCAAGCATTTCGGCAAGAATTTCGACGCCCTGGCCGATTGCCTGACCGACCTGGCCCACAAATCCGGCCCGCAGCCGGGGTTTATTGTGGTGATCGAACAACTGCCGAATACCCCCAAGTTTGACAAGGAAGCACGGGAAACCCTGCTTGACGTATTCCGCGACAGCGCCGATTTCTGGGCCGACAAGAAAGTAGCTTTCCGCGTTTTTTATTCATTCCAGTAA
- the purN gene encoding phosphoribosylglycinamide formyltransferase: MRAMRSIVILISGRGSNMQAIVRAAQTEQWPARIAAIVSNRADAEGLKFAAAQGIPTAVVANKDYPDREQFDAALRVVIDGFAPDLVVLAGFMRILTAPFVEHYAGRMMNIHPSLLPSFTGMATHRQALQAGVKVHGVTVHFVTPTLDHGPIVAQVAVPVLEDDTEQSLEQRVLIEEHQLYPRAVRWFVENRLSIEDGRVHNNAAQHER, from the coding sequence ATGCGCGCCATGAGAAGCATTGTTATCCTGATTTCCGGGCGTGGCAGCAACATGCAAGCCATCGTCCGCGCCGCTCAAACCGAACAATGGCCTGCCAGAATCGCCGCGATTGTCAGCAACCGGGCCGATGCCGAGGGTTTGAAATTTGCTGCTGCCCAAGGCATTCCAACGGCAGTGGTAGCGAATAAAGACTATCCTGACCGTGAACAGTTCGACGCCGCCTTACGCGTAGTGATCGATGGATTTGCGCCCGACTTGGTGGTGCTGGCAGGTTTCATGCGGATCTTGACCGCGCCGTTTGTCGAACATTACGCCGGCCGCATGATGAATATCCATCCTTCGCTGCTGCCGAGCTTTACCGGCATGGCGACCCATCGGCAGGCGCTGCAGGCCGGCGTCAAGGTGCATGGCGTGACCGTGCATTTCGTCACGCCGACGCTGGATCACGGTCCGATCGTGGCGCAGGTCGCGGTGCCGGTGCTGGAGGACGATACCGAACAGTCGCTGGAGCAGCGCGTGCTGATCGAAGAGCATCAGCTATACCCGCGCGCAGTGCGCTGGTTTGTCGAAAATCGCTTGAGCATCGAGGATGGCCGAGTGCATAACAATGCGGCTCAGCACGAACGCTAA
- a CDS encoding RsmB/NOP family class I SAM-dependent RNA methyltransferase, whose protein sequence is MRLPPAIVGHTEEVLREILRFTGPADGTLSRYFRDHPKLGSRERGVVAEAVYGLLRNKAIYTSFAESGNGPTMRRMTLLGLADAVSIESLGGLSDEETEWLKRVAEIDRNLMPPLMRSNLPQWLFDKLVARDGEAATLQLAHAMNQPAPLDLRVNSLKANREEVITALAEAPILCEPTPYAPLGLRVIKKPTLQNLPLFKSGAIEVQDEGSQLLAQIVGAKRGEMVVDFCAGAGGKTLALGATMRNTGRLYAFDVSEKRLAKLKPRMARSGLSNIHPVLIAHENDGKVKRLAGKIDRVLVDAPCSGLGTLRRNPDVKWRQTPEAIAEMNVKQIAILSSAARLVKSGGRLVYGTCSLLDEENEAIAAQFLASHEDFSLLPMKDVLAEQKIELEMGDYLKLLPHQHQTDGFFAAVFVRKAAGGSPDKDKREDVAP, encoded by the coding sequence ATGAGATTGCCTCCCGCGATCGTCGGTCACACCGAAGAAGTTTTGCGCGAAATTCTACGTTTCACCGGTCCTGCCGACGGTACCTTGTCGCGTTATTTCCGCGATCATCCAAAGCTGGGTTCGCGCGAACGCGGCGTGGTGGCCGAAGCAGTATACGGGTTGCTGCGCAACAAGGCGATCTACACCAGCTTTGCCGAATCCGGCAACGGCCCGACCATGCGCCGCATGACGCTGCTGGGCCTGGCCGACGCGGTCAGCATCGAGTCGCTGGGCGGCTTGTCGGACGAAGAAACCGAATGGCTGAAACGGGTCGCCGAAATCGACCGCAACCTGATGCCGCCGCTGATGCGTTCCAACCTGCCGCAATGGCTGTTCGACAAGCTGGTGGCGCGCGACGGTGAAGCAGCCACTTTGCAGCTGGCGCATGCGATGAACCAGCCGGCGCCGCTCGACCTGCGTGTCAATTCGCTCAAGGCCAACCGCGAAGAAGTCATTACCGCCCTGGCTGAAGCGCCTATCCTGTGCGAGCCGACTCCGTATGCGCCGCTGGGTTTGCGCGTCATCAAGAAACCGACCCTGCAAAACCTGCCGCTGTTCAAGAGCGGCGCGATCGAAGTACAGGACGAAGGCAGCCAGTTGCTGGCGCAGATCGTCGGCGCCAAGCGCGGCGAGATGGTGGTCGATTTCTGCGCCGGCGCCGGCGGCAAGACGCTGGCCCTGGGCGCCACCATGCGCAATACCGGCCGCCTGTACGCATTCGACGTCTCCGAGAAGCGCCTGGCGAAACTCAAGCCGCGCATGGCGCGCAGCGGTTTATCGAACATCCATCCGGTCCTGATTGCGCACGAAAACGACGGCAAGGTCAAACGCCTGGCCGGCAAGATCGACCGCGTGCTGGTCGATGCACCATGCAGCGGCCTCGGCACGCTGCGCCGCAATCCGGACGTCAAATGGCGGCAGACGCCGGAAGCGATCGCCGAGATGAACGTCAAGCAGATCGCGATCCTGTCCAGCGCTGCGCGGCTGGTCAAGTCCGGCGGCCGTCTGGTGTACGGCACCTGCAGCTTGCTGGATGAAGAAAACGAAGCGATTGCCGCGCAGTTCCTGGCCAGCCACGAAGATTTTTCGCTGCTGCCGATGAAAGACGTGTTGGCCGAGCAAAAGATTGAACTGGAGATGGGCGATTATCTCAAACTGCTGCCGCACCAGCACCAGACCGATGGTTTTTTTGCCGCGGTATTCGTGCGCAAAGCAGCAGGCGGCTCGCCTGACAAGGATAAGCGCGAGGACGTTGCGCCGTAA
- a CDS encoding mechanosensitive ion channel family protein: MPDIFTDLLNDLLNNLRAPGLPAQVGLLLLCVGLGWLLARLLRRSFSVSTVQPQAMQIGLGSFSKVLTPIITLLLLILVKLALQKWQQPVNVMRLMIPLVASLALMRFVFYVLRRVFARNSGVGTFLLLFEKSFGVLVWIGLLLYITGWWPDLFDYLDSTVLPIGRYKVSLLAVMQALVSVLVTLVIALWAGAALEERLMRVNTVHSSVRTVVARMARAFLILVAVLLSLSLVGIDLTVLSVFGGALGVALGLGLQKIASSYVSGFVILLERSLAIGDMVGVSTFYGKVVQINSRYTVLQGLDGIDTVVPNEVFMINAVQNYSLTNRILRLATHVMIEHQDDVESILLLLEQVTVEVDRVSREILPQALLMKIGPDGLELEVGFWITDPENGRLNVLSDVNRAIWRVLQSRQIKVAQLKRDIRMVHDAELHKSNFDAYSQQDLPLDRLRDSPKPKNI; the protein is encoded by the coding sequence ATGCCAGATATCTTCACTGACCTGCTCAATGATTTGCTGAACAACCTGCGCGCACCGGGTTTGCCGGCGCAGGTCGGCTTGCTGCTGTTATGCGTAGGCCTGGGCTGGCTGCTGGCGCGCCTGTTGCGCCGTTCTTTCAGCGTCAGTACGGTGCAGCCGCAGGCGATGCAGATCGGGCTGGGCAGTTTTTCCAAGGTGCTGACTCCTATCATTACCTTGCTGTTGCTGATACTGGTCAAGCTGGCCCTGCAGAAATGGCAGCAGCCGGTGAATGTGATGCGGCTGATGATTCCGCTGGTGGCGTCGTTGGCGCTGATGCGTTTCGTGTTTTACGTATTGCGCCGGGTATTCGCGCGCAACAGCGGCGTCGGCACTTTCCTGCTGCTGTTTGAAAAGAGTTTCGGCGTGCTGGTCTGGATCGGCCTGCTGCTGTACATCACCGGCTGGTGGCCGGACCTGTTCGACTACCTGGACAGCACGGTGCTGCCTATCGGCCGCTACAAGGTGTCGCTGCTGGCTGTCATGCAGGCGCTGGTTTCGGTGCTGGTGACGCTGGTGATTGCCTTGTGGGCCGGCGCCGCGCTGGAAGAGCGCCTGATGCGCGTCAACACCGTGCATTCATCGGTGCGCACTGTGGTGGCGCGCATGGCGCGCGCTTTCCTGATCCTGGTGGCGGTCTTGCTCAGCCTGTCGCTGGTCGGCATCGACCTGACCGTGCTGTCGGTCTTCGGTGGCGCGCTGGGTGTGGCGCTGGGGCTTGGTTTGCAGAAAATCGCCAGCAGTTATGTATCGGGTTTCGTGATTTTGCTGGAGCGCAGCCTGGCGATCGGCGATATGGTCGGGGTCAGCACGTTTTACGGCAAGGTGGTGCAGATCAATAGCCGCTATACCGTGCTGCAGGGACTGGACGGCATCGATACGGTGGTGCCGAATGAAGTCTTCATGATCAATGCGGTGCAGAACTATTCGCTGACCAACCGTATATTGCGCCTGGCGACGCATGTGATGATCGAGCATCAGGATGATGTCGAAAGCATATTGTTGTTGCTGGAACAAGTTACAGTCGAGGTTGACCGGGTATCGCGCGAAATCCTGCCGCAAGCCTTGCTGATGAAAATAGGCCCTGACGGCCTAGAGCTAGAGGTCGGATTCTGGATCACGGATCCGGAGAACGGCCGGCTGAATGTGTTGTCTGATGTTAATCGTGCGATCTGGCGGGTGTTGCAGTCCCGTCAAATCAAGGTTGCTCAGTTGAAACGAGATATCAGGATGGTGCACGATGCGGAATTGCATAAAAGCAATTTCGACGCCTATTCACAACAAGATTTGCCATTAGATCGCCTGCGCGATTCGCCAAAACCTAAAAACATCTAA
- a CDS encoding fatty acid desaturase, producing the protein MFNAILDFLSNGVTGASAWQVVVFTLVVTHITIAAVTIFLHRCQAHRALDLHAIPSHFFRFWLWMTTGMVTKEWASIHRKHHAKCDTEEDPHSPVTRGIKKVFWEGAELYRAESKNLETMEKFGHGTPDDWIERNLYTKHSALGIVAMLFIDVMLFGVVGVSVWAVQMVWIPITAAGIINGIGHYWGYRNYDCNDAATNIIPFGIIIGGEELHNNHHTFGTSAKLSSKWYEFDIGWMYIRILEICGLAKVKKVAPAPKFNHAKLVPDLDTLQSVIANRYDVMAKYAKSLKNAWHEERGQLTDKAKQGAVFLKSSKKLLQREPTKLEAPQKQQLTELFLHSKALQTMHEMRVELGAIWERSHFTRDQLLHQLQDWCARAEASGIKSLQDFSLRLRSYS; encoded by the coding sequence GTGTTCAATGCAATACTCGATTTCTTATCGAATGGCGTAACAGGCGCGAGCGCCTGGCAGGTCGTCGTGTTCACGCTGGTCGTGACGCACATCACGATCGCTGCAGTGACTATTTTCCTGCACCGTTGCCAGGCCCATCGCGCCCTGGACCTGCACGCGATTCCAAGTCATTTCTTCCGCTTCTGGCTGTGGATGACGACCGGCATGGTGACCAAGGAGTGGGCATCGATCCACCGCAAGCATCACGCCAAATGCGATACCGAGGAAGATCCGCATAGCCCGGTGACACGCGGCATCAAGAAAGTATTCTGGGAAGGCGCGGAGCTGTATCGCGCAGAATCGAAGAACCTGGAAACCATGGAAAAATTCGGCCATGGCACACCGGACGACTGGATCGAACGCAACCTGTACACCAAGCACAGCGCCCTGGGCATCGTGGCGATGCTGTTTATCGACGTCATGCTGTTCGGTGTCGTCGGCGTCAGCGTCTGGGCTGTGCAAATGGTCTGGATCCCGATTACCGCCGCCGGCATCATCAACGGCATCGGCCACTATTGGGGCTATCGCAACTACGATTGCAACGATGCTGCGACCAACATCATTCCATTCGGAATCATCATCGGCGGCGAGGAGCTGCACAACAACCACCACACATTCGGCACTTCGGCCAAGCTGTCGTCGAAGTGGTACGAGTTCGACATCGGCTGGATGTACATCCGGATCCTGGAGATCTGCGGCCTGGCCAAAGTGAAGAAAGTCGCACCTGCGCCGAAGTTCAACCATGCCAAGCTGGTGCCTGACCTGGATACGCTGCAGTCGGTGATCGCCAACCGCTACGACGTCATGGCGAAGTATGCAAAATCGCTGAAGAACGCCTGGCATGAAGAGCGCGGCCAGCTGACCGACAAGGCCAAGCAGGGCGCGGTTTTCCTGAAGTCGTCGAAGAAGCTGCTGCAACGTGAGCCGACCAAACTGGAAGCGCCGCAAAAGCAGCAGTTGACCGAGCTGTTCCTGCATAGCAAAGCGCTGCAAACCATGCATGAGATGCGGGTTGAGCTGGGCGCCATCTGGGAGCGTTCGCACTTCACGCGCGATCAGTTGCTGCATCAGCTGCAAGACTGGTGTGCTCGTGCCGAAGCTTCCGGCATCAAGTCGCTGCAGGATTTCTCGCTGCGCCTGCGCAGCTACTCCTGA
- the rpmG gene encoding 50S ribosomal protein L33, translating to MAKSGRDKIKLESTAGTGHFYTTTKNKRTTPEKMSIMKFDPKVRKHVEYKETKIK from the coding sequence ATGGCGAAATCAGGCCGCGACAAAATCAAGCTGGAATCGACCGCAGGTACGGGTCATTTCTACACCACTACCAAGAACAAGCGTACAACCCCGGAAAAAATGTCGATCATGAAGTTCGACCCGAAGGTTCGTAAGCATGTTGAATACAAAGAAACCAAGATCAAGTAA
- the rpmB gene encoding 50S ribosomal protein L28 yields MARVCQVTGKGPMVGNNVSHANNKTKRRFLPNLQNRRIFVESENRWVSLRLSNAGLRVIDKIGIDAVLTDLRARGEKV; encoded by the coding sequence ATGGCACGTGTCTGCCAAGTCACCGGGAAGGGGCCGATGGTCGGCAACAACGTTTCCCATGCAAACAACAAGACGAAACGTCGCTTTTTGCCTAACTTGCAAAATCGCCGCATTTTCGTTGAGTCTGAAAATCGCTGGGTCTCCCTGCGCTTGTCCAACGCCGGCTTGCGCGTGATCGACAAAATCGGCATCGATGCCGTGTTGACCGATTTGCGCGCTCGTGGCGAAAAAGTCTAA
- the yjjJ gene encoding type II toxin-antitoxin system HipA family toxin YjjJ → MHTSLHADAIRLHLSGEPLSARQLADGLAVSQPTISRALTGLGDEVVWIAGRPVQYALRDAARGLPDIRIYRVDADGRIRPLGALIPVRSEGFVMRQENGKSLHSYGLPWWLFDMRPQGYLGRAYAARHGAELGLPEHVKLWSDTHVLRALLAHGHDLVGNLLLGDIARDRFLATPIPEPITEERKAEEYARLAIEAARGERPGSSAGGEQPKFTAYVTTPDRPRHVIVKFSELEESSVSERWRDLLLAEHLALNTLREAGIPAANTTIVEHGGQSFLEVERFDRIGALGRCALFSLSALDAEFVGAGNGNWPDIAKRLAASGQIRPKAADDAGLLWAFGCLIGNSDMHNGNLSFISEHGRPYEIAPAYDMTSMAFAPRTGGGLPDTLSEMALHSSVPNQTWQRAEQLARAFLIRITAAAGFSSRFAPCIAALENHVAVAAAKIKRLG, encoded by the coding sequence ATGCATACTTCCTTGCATGCTGACGCCATCCGTCTTCACCTGTCCGGTGAGCCGCTGTCTGCGCGCCAATTGGCTGACGGTCTTGCGGTCAGCCAACCAACCATATCGCGCGCACTAACCGGGCTTGGCGATGAAGTCGTATGGATCGCCGGGCGGCCTGTTCAATACGCGTTACGCGATGCCGCGCGCGGATTACCAGACATCCGGATATATCGGGTCGATGCAGATGGCCGGATCCGGCCGCTTGGCGCACTGATTCCGGTACGCTCCGAAGGCTTCGTCATGCGCCAAGAAAACGGTAAGAGCCTTCACAGCTACGGCCTGCCTTGGTGGCTGTTTGACATGCGCCCCCAAGGATATCTCGGCCGCGCGTACGCGGCCCGCCATGGCGCTGAACTCGGTCTTCCAGAGCACGTCAAACTGTGGTCCGATACCCACGTGCTGCGGGCACTGCTTGCGCATGGCCATGATTTGGTAGGTAATCTGCTGTTAGGCGATATTGCGAGAGATCGCTTTCTCGCTACCCCTATCCCCGAACCGATCACCGAGGAACGGAAAGCCGAGGAGTATGCCCGGTTGGCGATCGAAGCCGCTCGCGGCGAGAGACCTGGATCGTCAGCTGGGGGGGAACAACCGAAGTTCACCGCTTATGTCACGACGCCGGATAGACCTCGGCACGTCATCGTGAAATTCAGCGAACTGGAAGAAAGCAGTGTAAGTGAACGCTGGCGTGATCTGTTGCTGGCCGAACATCTCGCGTTGAACACACTGCGCGAAGCTGGCATCCCTGCCGCCAATACGACGATAGTCGAGCATGGAGGTCAATCCTTCCTTGAGGTCGAACGCTTTGATCGCATCGGAGCTTTGGGCCGATGCGCACTATTCTCCTTGTCAGCGCTGGATGCCGAATTCGTCGGAGCAGGAAATGGCAACTGGCCAGACATCGCCAAGCGCCTTGCGGCTTCAGGACAAATTCGCCCAAAAGCAGCGGACGATGCTGGTCTTTTGTGGGCGTTTGGCTGCCTGATTGGCAACTCCGACATGCACAACGGCAATCTGTCGTTCATCTCCGAGCATGGTCGTCCTTACGAAATTGCACCGGCCTACGACATGACCTCGATGGCCTTCGCGCCCCGCACGGGCGGGGGATTGCCGGACACTCTCTCAGAGATGGCCCTTCACTCCAGCGTGCCCAACCAGACATGGCAGCGCGCGGAACAACTGGCACGGGCGTTCCTAATCCGGATAACGGCGGCAGCGGGATTCAGCAGTCGATTCGCACCGTGCATCGCCGCACTTGAAAACCATGTCGCTGTGGCCGCTGCCAAGATCAAACGGCTAGGATGA